In Brassica rapa cultivar Chiifu-401-42 chromosome A06, CAAS_Brap_v3.01, whole genome shotgun sequence, a single window of DNA contains:
- the LOC103873092 gene encoding UPF0496 protein At3g49070, protein MGVKVSSKIKRLLASTASGNSSPKDGDDVDVREEYANAFRTESYNQFWTRVISLNRKKPTLSSSSSPIESSSTSARLMSYRLFAHNLLEPGPNTVNRILDLSRVRRPARSLLADYFLETANAFLLCTLLLKNIHRLRSKYESLKPKFHSETHSSLAFLDQFTELSRWFDPFISSGSRIQLTRTGCLSLLKRLESSRDKTRTKLKLINGLTHSSGLLVLALTTTLIVTIASHAFALFIAGPTLLTGRFKPVGLRNKLTKTAARLDVAAKGTYILSRDLDTISRLVTRINDEVEHVRGMAEFWAGRGSGRVRGGEEVARELKRCEESFSEELDELEEHIYLCFMTINRARNLVVREIMHPDDPPDCSFAPKSK, encoded by the exons ATGGGCGTAAAAGTTTCATCGAAGATCAAAAGGCTTCTTGCATCCACAg CTTCAGGAAATTCAAGTCCCAAAGATGGTGATGACGTGGACGTCAGAGAAGAATATGCAAACGCCTTCCGCACAGAATCATACAATCAGTTTTGGACACGTGTCATTAGTTTAAACCGCAAAAAGCCcaccttgtcttcttcttcttcaccgaTCGAATCATCCTCCACGTCAGCTCGTCTCATGTCATACCGCCTCTTCGCACATAACCTGCTAGAACCGGGTCCGAACACCGTCAACAGAATCCTGGATTTATCCCGGGTCAGACGACCCGCTCGTTCTCTTCTTGCTGATTACTTCTTGGAGACGGCAAACGCTTTCTTGCTTTGCACGTTATTACTTAAAAACATTCATCGTCTCCGTTCTAAGTACGAATCTCTGAAACCAAAATTTCATTCGGAGACACATAGTTCGTTGGCTTTCCTTGACCAATTCACGGAGCTATCAAGATGGTTCGACCCGTTTATCTCGTCGGGTTCGCGGATTCAATTAACCAGAACCGGCTGCTTAAGCCTGCTAAAACGGTTAGAGTCAAGCCGAGACAAGACACGAACCAAACTCAAGCTCATCAACGGACTAACTCATAGCTCAGGCCTTCTCGTTTTGGCTCTAACCACCACGTTGATTGTTACCATCGCCTCCCACGCCTTTGCTTTGTTCATAGCCGGTCCGACCCTTTTAACCGGTCGATTCAAACCGGTTGGTCTAAGGAATAAGCTAACGAAAACTGCGGCTCGTCTCGACGTGGCAGCGAAAGGTACTTACATCTTAAGCCGTGATTTGGACACGATAAGCCGGTTAGTGACGCGGATAAATGATGAAGTGGAGCACGTACGAGGCATGGCTGAGTTTTGGGCTGGGAGAGGATCGGGTCGGGTTCGAGGTGGGGAAGAAGTGGCTCGAGAGTTGAAGAGATGTGAAGAGAGCTTCAGTGAAGAGCTTGATGAGCTTGAAGAACATATCTACTTGTGTTTCATGACTATTAACCGAGCAAGGAATCTTGTTGTAAGAGAGATTATGCATCCGGATGATCCACCCGATTGCTCATTCGCTCCCAAATCCAAATAA
- the LOC103848556 gene encoding uncharacterized protein LOC103848556, which yields MLHVQTHDGPVMKLYLWDKAASDFSEKFKASGGTARVVLVTTLNPKRYGGALALSSMAPSRVFLDTDVQETKEYLAWMEANLAVANRVNADVVTKTETVTIGELFSYMKQEDAKVAWFECIATIGDVALGSPWYYIGCGVCHTKATKGPTTLMCKKCGKTNIVGVAQYLAKISVYDNADQASFVLLGDAGHELVGRKASELVARYFEVITNLCAPGFETVFSKIVRYI from the exons ATGCTTCATGTTCAGACACATGA TGGTCCGGTGATGAAGTTGTACCTATGGGACAAGGCTGCCTCAGACTTTAGTGAGAAATTTAAAGCATCTGGAGGAACTGCACGTGTTGTTTTGGTCACTACTTTAAACCCGAAACGATATGGAG GTGCCCTAGCTCTCTCCTCTATGGCGCCATCGCGTGTATTTTTAGACACTGATGTTCAAGAAACCAAAGAGTATCTCGCTTG GATGGAAGCGAACTTAGCTGTTGCCAACAGAGTGAATGCAGACGTTGTCACTAAGACTGAGACAGTTACTATTGGCGAGCTCTTTTCCTATATGAAGCAAGAAGATGCCAAG GTTGCTTGGTTTGAGTGCATAGCAACCATTGGTGATGTTGCGCTAGGTTCACCCTGGTATTACATAGGCTGTGGTGTGTGCCACACTAAGGCAACCAAAGGGCCTACCACTCTTATGTGTAAGAAGTGTGGGAAAACCAATATTGTTGGTGTTGCACA GTACCTGGCCAAGATCTCCGTGTATGATAATGCTGATCAGGCGTCTTTTGTGCTCCTCGGTGATGCTGGACATGAGTTGGTCGGAAGGAAAGCTTCAGAGTTGGTTGCAAGATATTTTGAGGTAATTACAAACCTGTGTGCCCCTGGTTTTGAAACTGTATTTTCCAAGATCGTTAGATATATATAG
- the LOC103873093 gene encoding U-box domain-containing protein 32 isoform X1, translating to MGSIGGDELALDVDETIFVAVAEDVERSKTTLLWAARNFSGKKICLLYVHRPARPASWTHKKLAGGTFRKHAVKVIERVDKQKVDELMDSYLRLLSKTEVQTDKLCIAGQNIEEGIVDLIARHNIKWFVMGAASDKHYSWRMTDLKSKKAIFVCKNAPDSCHIWFLCKGYLIFTRTTNDDSSNTQTMPPLVQLDSDTETRRSEKLESSYMRRRLRYWRSLLEQDGEKDTGQLEREKVEPSPTAHSSSGSGSSFGEPVGPEPASPDLVGSDTLTPSNLQERKREGNVAREVHRYDKAMHDISQSERTVYGEARNGWKEDDSTMEALCKAKALDGLCSKELSRRKKLEELLEKEKDEVKMVIEQNNGFMRKLQIVQGDNLRLESQITKLQDLEKEHGEKFDTAMELLKSFRQKRDEIRIDHENAIKEVNALKRLIKGKSVESSGSEMLDYSFMEINEATNEFDPSWKLGEGKYGSVYKGNLQNLQVAVKMLPSYGSQNHFEFERKVEILSRLRHPHLVTIMGTCPESRSVIYQYVPNGSLEDCFSSANNVPALPWESRIRIASEICSALLFLHSNAPCIIHGNLKPSKILLDSNLVTKISDYGISQLIPVNGIDKSDPHVDPHYFVSGEMTLESDVYSFGMILLQLLTRRPLSGVLRDVKCAVENDNISAVLDNSGGDWPIARGKKLANIAIRCCKRNPLNRPDLAVVLRNIDRMKAPLSETSSYNSNQKPPRKPPSHYLCPIFQEVMKDPLIAADGFTYEAEAIREWLANGHDTSPMTNLKMEDCNLIPNHALHLAIQDWHNQW from the exons ATGGGGAGTATCGGTGGAGACGAACTAGCTTTAGATGTGGATGAGACGATCTTCGTGGCGGTGGCGGAAGATGTGGAGAGGAGCAAAACGACGCTCTTATGGGCGGCGCGGAACTTCTCCGGCAAAAAGATTTGCTTGCTTTACGTCCATCGTCCTGCTCGGCCTGCCTCCTGGA CGCACAAGAAACTTGCTGGTGGTACCTTTAGGAAACATGCTGTCAAGGTCATTGAGCGTGTTGATAAACAAAAAGTGGACGAGCTTATGGATTCTTATCTACGCCTTTTGTCTAAAACTGAG GTTCAAACAGATAAACTTTGCATTGCGGGACAAAATATCGAGGAAGGTATCGTAGACCTGATTGCTCGACACAATATTAAGTGGTTCGTAATGGGAGCTGCATCAGATAAGCATTACTCATG GAGAATGACGGATTTGAAGTCCAAGAAAGCCATATTCGTTTGCAAAAATGCTCCTGATTCCTGTCATATTTGGTTTCTGTGCAAAGGTTACCTCATCTTTACAAG GACAACAAATGACGATAGTAGTAACACGCAAACAATGCCTCCCCTAGTACAGCTGGATTCAGATACTGAGACAAGGAGATCAGAAAAACTGGAATCCTCTTATATGAGGCGAAGATTAAGATATTGGCGTAGCCTCCTTGAACAAG ATGGTGAGAAAGACACAGGTCAACTGGAGAGAGAAAAGGTAGAACCAAGTCCAACTGCTCATTCATCTTCAGGTTCGGGTTCTTCCTTTGGAGAGCCGGTTGGTCCAGAGCCGGCTAGCCCGGATTTAGTTGGCTCAGATACCTTGACTCCCTCAAATCTCCAG GAGAGGAAACGTGAAGGGAATGTAGCGCGCGAAGTTCATAGGTATGATAAAGCCATGCATGATATCAGCCAATCAGAGAGAACTGTATATGGAGAAGCTCGGAACGGATGGAAAGAGGATGACAGTACCATGGAGGCTTTATGCAAG GCAAAAGCCTTAGACGGCTTATGCAGTAAGGAATTGAGTCGAAGAAAGAAATTAGAGGAATTGCTAGAGAAAGAAAAGGATGAAGTAAAAATGGTAATAGAGCAGAACAATGGATTCATGAGAAAGCTTCAGATAGTTCAGGGTGATAATCTTAGGTTGGAGAGCCAGATAACGAAACTACAAGACCTGGAAAAAGAACACGGTGAGAAATTTGATACTGCTATGGAACTCTTGAAAAGCTTCAGGCAGAAAAGGGATGAGATCCGGATCGATCACGAGAACGCGATAAAGGAAGTAAACGCATTGAAGAGATTGATAAAAGGAAAGTCTGTGGAGTCTTCAGGTTCAGAAATGCTCGACTATTCTTTCATGGAAATCAATGAAGCTACTAACGAGTTTGATCCATCCTGGAAGCTTGGAGAAGGCAAATACGGAAGTGTGTACAAAGGGAATCTTCAAAATCTTCAAGTTGCTGTGAAGATGTTGCCATCATATGGCTCCCAGAATCACTTTGAGTTTGAGCGTAAG GTGGAGATTTTAAGCAGGTTAAGACATCCACATCTGGTGACAATCATGGGTACTTGTCCAGAGTCTCGGTCTGTTATTTATCAGTATGTTCCTAACGGAAGCCTCGAAGACTGCTTTTCATCTGCAAACAACGTTCCTGCGCTTCCATGGGAGTCTCGGATCAGGATTGCCTCTGAGATATGCTCTGCACTCCTGTTTCTTCACTCAAACGCTCCTTGCATCATTCATGGAAACCTAAAACCGTCCAAGATTCTCCTAGACTCCAACCTCGTCACCAAGATTAGCGACTACGGGATCTCTCAGCTGATCCCTGTCAATGGAATCGACAAATCTGATCCTCACGTGGATCCACATTACTTTGTTTCCGGCGAAATGACGCTGGAGTCAGACGTATACTCGTTTGGAATGATTCTCCTTCAGCTTCTCACCAGAAGACCTCTCTCTGGCGTTCTGAGAGATGTCAAATGCGCCGTGGAGAATGATAACATCAGCGCGGTGCTGGATAATTCAGGAGGAGATTGGCCAATCGCACGAGGAAAAAAGCTAGCTAATATAGCCATCCGTTGCTGTAAGAGAAACCCATTGAATCGACCAGACTTGGCCGTTGTTCTAAGGAATATAGATCGCATGAAAGCTCCTTTATCAGAAACATCGTCTTACAATTCCAACCAAAAACCTCCACGCAAGCCTCCTTCTCATTACTTATGCCCTATTTTCCAG GAAGTGATGAAAGATCCTTTGATAGCAGCAGATGGATTTACTTATGAAGCGGAAGCAATAAGGGAATGGTTAGCGAATGGGCACGATACGTCGCCGATGACAAACCTGAAGATGGAAGATTGCAATCTCATACCTAATCACGCTCTTCATCTTGCTATTCAAGATTGGCATAACCAGTGGTGA
- the LOC103873093 gene encoding U-box domain-containing protein 32 isoform X2: MGAASDKHYSWRMTDLKSKKAIFVCKNAPDSCHIWFLCKGYLIFTRTTNDDSSNTQTMPPLVQLDSDTETRRSEKLESSYMRRRLRYWRSLLEQDGEKDTGQLEREKVEPSPTAHSSSGSGSSFGEPVGPEPASPDLVGSDTLTPSNLQERKREGNVAREVHRYDKAMHDISQSERTVYGEARNGWKEDDSTMEALCKAKALDGLCSKELSRRKKLEELLEKEKDEVKMVIEQNNGFMRKLQIVQGDNLRLESQITKLQDLEKEHGEKFDTAMELLKSFRQKRDEIRIDHENAIKEVNALKRLIKGKSVESSGSEMLDYSFMEINEATNEFDPSWKLGEGKYGSVYKGNLQNLQVAVKMLPSYGSQNHFEFERKVEILSRLRHPHLVTIMGTCPESRSVIYQYVPNGSLEDCFSSANNVPALPWESRIRIASEICSALLFLHSNAPCIIHGNLKPSKILLDSNLVTKISDYGISQLIPVNGIDKSDPHVDPHYFVSGEMTLESDVYSFGMILLQLLTRRPLSGVLRDVKCAVENDNISAVLDNSGGDWPIARGKKLANIAIRCCKRNPLNRPDLAVVLRNIDRMKAPLSETSSYNSNQKPPRKPPSHYLCPIFQEVMKDPLIAADGFTYEAEAIREWLANGHDTSPMTNLKMEDCNLIPNHALHLAIQDWHNQW; encoded by the exons ATGGGAGCTGCATCAGATAAGCATTACTCATG GAGAATGACGGATTTGAAGTCCAAGAAAGCCATATTCGTTTGCAAAAATGCTCCTGATTCCTGTCATATTTGGTTTCTGTGCAAAGGTTACCTCATCTTTACAAG GACAACAAATGACGATAGTAGTAACACGCAAACAATGCCTCCCCTAGTACAGCTGGATTCAGATACTGAGACAAGGAGATCAGAAAAACTGGAATCCTCTTATATGAGGCGAAGATTAAGATATTGGCGTAGCCTCCTTGAACAAG ATGGTGAGAAAGACACAGGTCAACTGGAGAGAGAAAAGGTAGAACCAAGTCCAACTGCTCATTCATCTTCAGGTTCGGGTTCTTCCTTTGGAGAGCCGGTTGGTCCAGAGCCGGCTAGCCCGGATTTAGTTGGCTCAGATACCTTGACTCCCTCAAATCTCCAG GAGAGGAAACGTGAAGGGAATGTAGCGCGCGAAGTTCATAGGTATGATAAAGCCATGCATGATATCAGCCAATCAGAGAGAACTGTATATGGAGAAGCTCGGAACGGATGGAAAGAGGATGACAGTACCATGGAGGCTTTATGCAAG GCAAAAGCCTTAGACGGCTTATGCAGTAAGGAATTGAGTCGAAGAAAGAAATTAGAGGAATTGCTAGAGAAAGAAAAGGATGAAGTAAAAATGGTAATAGAGCAGAACAATGGATTCATGAGAAAGCTTCAGATAGTTCAGGGTGATAATCTTAGGTTGGAGAGCCAGATAACGAAACTACAAGACCTGGAAAAAGAACACGGTGAGAAATTTGATACTGCTATGGAACTCTTGAAAAGCTTCAGGCAGAAAAGGGATGAGATCCGGATCGATCACGAGAACGCGATAAAGGAAGTAAACGCATTGAAGAGATTGATAAAAGGAAAGTCTGTGGAGTCTTCAGGTTCAGAAATGCTCGACTATTCTTTCATGGAAATCAATGAAGCTACTAACGAGTTTGATCCATCCTGGAAGCTTGGAGAAGGCAAATACGGAAGTGTGTACAAAGGGAATCTTCAAAATCTTCAAGTTGCTGTGAAGATGTTGCCATCATATGGCTCCCAGAATCACTTTGAGTTTGAGCGTAAG GTGGAGATTTTAAGCAGGTTAAGACATCCACATCTGGTGACAATCATGGGTACTTGTCCAGAGTCTCGGTCTGTTATTTATCAGTATGTTCCTAACGGAAGCCTCGAAGACTGCTTTTCATCTGCAAACAACGTTCCTGCGCTTCCATGGGAGTCTCGGATCAGGATTGCCTCTGAGATATGCTCTGCACTCCTGTTTCTTCACTCAAACGCTCCTTGCATCATTCATGGAAACCTAAAACCGTCCAAGATTCTCCTAGACTCCAACCTCGTCACCAAGATTAGCGACTACGGGATCTCTCAGCTGATCCCTGTCAATGGAATCGACAAATCTGATCCTCACGTGGATCCACATTACTTTGTTTCCGGCGAAATGACGCTGGAGTCAGACGTATACTCGTTTGGAATGATTCTCCTTCAGCTTCTCACCAGAAGACCTCTCTCTGGCGTTCTGAGAGATGTCAAATGCGCCGTGGAGAATGATAACATCAGCGCGGTGCTGGATAATTCAGGAGGAGATTGGCCAATCGCACGAGGAAAAAAGCTAGCTAATATAGCCATCCGTTGCTGTAAGAGAAACCCATTGAATCGACCAGACTTGGCCGTTGTTCTAAGGAATATAGATCGCATGAAAGCTCCTTTATCAGAAACATCGTCTTACAATTCCAACCAAAAACCTCCACGCAAGCCTCCTTCTCATTACTTATGCCCTATTTTCCAG GAAGTGATGAAAGATCCTTTGATAGCAGCAGATGGATTTACTTATGAAGCGGAAGCAATAAGGGAATGGTTAGCGAATGGGCACGATACGTCGCCGATGACAAACCTGAAGATGGAAGATTGCAATCTCATACCTAATCACGCTCTTCATCTTGCTATTCAAGATTGGCATAACCAGTGGTGA
- the LOC103873094 gene encoding uncharacterized protein At3g49055: protein MNVERLIESMEPSTSVEFLQDENRDLKVLLRAALSEKQAAEKQLKETNEQKRSALMQIAGRGLQSIGFGFGFGFKETVQESSETGTLIKDEQEEEEDENSMVVAIEKTMKNLRKEISQLKLSLQESRLEEARLKKITEEQAHAIEENKMNIDKLKNRERLLSQNVEELVKVIREAESEASRWREACELEVEAGQREVEQRNELIELLKAEVEKMRSALSISEGKLKLKEELAKAAMTAEEAAERSLRLSERRIAELHSRIEHQYRQLEEAESSERKRRKVRYLWCWPLWRFPAAAAASAVTGTESSSCISNRALLRYGA, encoded by the exons ATGAATGTGGAGAGGCTCATCGAATCGATGGAGCCAAGTACAAGTGTGGAGTTCTTGCAAGATGAAAACAGAGACCTGAAGGTCTTGTTAAGGGCTGCTTTGTCTGAGAAACAAGCTGCAGAGAAGCAGTTGAAAGAGACGAACGAGCAGAAGAGATCAGCGCTGATGCAAATCGCAGGAAGAGGGTTGCAGAGCAtagggtttggttttggttttgggtttAAGGAGACAGTACAGGAAAGCTCAGAAACAGGAACTCTCATCAAGGATGAacaggaagaagaggaagatgagaaTAGTATG GTTGTAGCAATAGAGAAAACAATGAAGAATTTACGTAAAGAGATCTCTCAGCTCAAGCTCTCATTGCAGGAATCAAG GTTAGAAGAAGCGCGGTTGAAGAAAATTACAGAGGAACAAGCTCATGCAATAGAAGAGAACAAGATGAATATCGACAAGCTGAAAAACCGAGAGAGGCTTCTATCTCAAAAC GTAGAAGAGCTAGTGAAGGTAATAAGAGAAGCTGAATCAGAAGCAAGTAGATGGAGAGAAGCTTGTGAGCTTGAAGTTGAAGCAGGACAGCGCGAGGTCGAACAACGCAATGAACTC ATAGAGCTTTTGAAGGCAGAGGTTGAGAAGATGAGATCAGCATTGTCGATATCAGAAGGGAAACTAAAACTGAAAGAAGAATTGGCTAAAGCCGCAATGACAGCAGAAGAAGCAGCTGAGAGATCGCTGCGATTGTCTGAGAGAAGAATAGCTGAACTTCACAGCCGCATTGAACATCAATACCGCCAGTTGGAAGAAGCAGAGTCTTCAGAACGCAAACGCAGAAAGGTTAGGTATCTTTGGTGTTGGCCGTTGTGGCGTTTTCCTGCCGCCGCTGCTGCTTCTGCTGTGACTGGTACTGAGAGTTCTTCATGTATAAGCAATAGAGCATTATTACGATATGGTGCTTGA